The nucleotide sequence CGGGCCGGGACCGGCAGGAGGTCGTCCGTCCCGCTCGCCTCGGCGGCGCACCCGCCGAGGACGACCACGGCGAGCAGTGCCGCCAGCCCCGTACGCGCGCTGCGACCGCGTCGTCGCCGCGCCGTCCCACTCAGTCCCATCTCACTCACCGAGACCCTTTCCGAAGCGCCGGGGCAGGTACGACAGCACGAACATGATCAGGCAGTAGAGAAGGCTCATCGCGGCCGCGACGTGCAGCGCACCGCCGTTCTCGAACTGGTCGAAGATCGCGATCGAGAGGATCTTCGTGTCGTTGGTGTAGAGGAACAGCGGCACCGTGAGCTCGCGCATGCTGAGCATGAGCAGCAGCAGGAAGGTCGCCGAGAGCGCGGTCCGCATGAGCGGGACGGTGACGGCCGTGATCGCCCGCCGGCGTCGCGCACCGAGCAGGACCGCCGCGTCCTCGAGGTCACGGTCGGTCGACTGGATCGACGCGGCCACGCTGCGCAGACCCTGCGGCATCTGCACCGCCACGAAGGCGACGACGAGCACCCACAACGTGCCGTAGAGCTGGACCGGCATCATCAGCCAGGTCCACAGCAGGCCCATGCCGAGGACGATCGCGGGTACCGCCAGGGGCGTCATCGAGATGCCCTCCAGCGCCCCCCGGCCCCGGGCCCTCGTGCGGTACACGACGTAGGCGACGAGGAACGACAGGATCGTGCCGAACGCCGCGGCGCCGACAGCCACCAGGACGCTGTTGCCGACGATGGACCAGAACGAGAACGATCCGAGCGTTCCGGCCCCGTAGGCGCTCAGGTCGAGCGCCCCCTCCTCGAACAGCTCGGACAACGACCCGATGTAGGGCGAGCGGCGCACCGAGGTGAGCGCCAGCGCGAGCAGCGGCAGCACGACGGCGAGCGCGAAGTACACCGCCGCGATGCCGAACGCCGGCCACCGCCACCCGCCGAGCCGGATCCGGCCCGCCTTGACTCCCTTGCCCGACACCGTGGTGTAGGACCGCTTGGCCAGCGCGCGCCGCTGCAGCCAGGTCACGATCAGCACGACCGCCACCAGGACGACCGCCAGCGCGGCGGCCTCGTTCCCGCGCGACGGGTAGGTGTTCATCATCCGGTAGATGTAGGTCGGGATGGTGTCGATCGAGCCCGGGCTCGCAAGCACCTGGGCCACCGGGAAGTTCTCGAACACCAGCACGAACACCAGCAGCGCCGAGCCGAGGATCGCCGGCAGGGCCAGTGGCACGGTGACCGAGCGGACCATCCGGCGGTGCGTGCCGCCGTGCACGACCGCGGCCTCCTCCAGGTCCGGGTTCATCATCGACATCGACGCATGGACCAGCAGGAACGCGTACGGGGCGTAGTACATCCCCATCACGAACACCAGGCCGCCGAGCGAGTAGAGATTGACCTCGAGGCCGATCCCGAGGTCCCGGAAGAGGATGTTCAGCAGTCCGGCCCCGGGGCTGCCGAGCATCGACCAGGCGAGCGCGCCGACGTAGGACGGCAGGAACATCGGGGTCAGGCCGACCAGGTAGACGAACGGCCGGGCCGGCACGTCGGTACGGGCCGCGAGGAACGCGACGCCCGCGCCGAGCAGCACCGCGAGGAGCGAGGCTCCGGTCGCGATGATCAACGAGTTGAGCGACGCCTGACGGATCTCCGGCTCGGCCAGTACCGCGAAGTTCTCCAGCGTCAGGTCGAGTCCGATGCTCCCCGGACGCGGGACGTCGACGCTGAAGGCGCCGAACAGCACCAGACCGGCGGGGATGAGGATGAGGAACGCGAGGATCGCCAGCAGCGGCCCGCTCGCCTTCCAGCCGGAGTGCCGGCGAGCGGGCCGGCCGGTCCGGCGCGCGGGGTCGGGCGGAGCCTCGACGGGCCGGTCGGCCCTGGGGGGCGAGACGGTCATGCCACGGCCGCCTTCGGCATCGCAGGCGCCGGCGCGTCCGCGCCGATCTCGTCCGGCAGGATCCGGACCCGCTCCGGGGCCACCCGGACCCGGACCGGCTCGCCGATCGCGTGCCTCGATCCCGCGGTCTCGCTGTCGCAGGACGCCTCGACCAGGTATCCGCCGTCGAGCTCGATCTGACAGCGCACGGTGGTGCCCTGGTAGACCGACATCCGCACGGTGCCGTTCCAGGAGTTCGTCTCGGGCGCCCCGCCGGACCCGGCCGGCTCGATCACCACGTCCTCCGGCCGGAAGCAGGCGCTGTGCGCCCCGGTACCGGCGGGACGACCCTCCGCGGCGACGGTGAGCCCGGGCCCGGCCAGCACGTGCCGGCCGGAGGCGTCGGAGCTCTGCACGCCGAAGACGTTGCCCATCCCCAGGAAGCGCGCGATGGACGCGGTGCGCGGCGCGGTGAAGAGCTCACGGGGCGTCGCCAGCTGGGTGATCCGGCCGCCTTCCATGATCGCGATCCGGTCCGCCAGCGCGAGCGCCTCGCTCTGGTCGTGCGTCACGTACATCGAGGTGAGGCCCCGCTCGACCTGGATCCGCCGCAGCTCCATCCGCAGGTCGTCGCGCAACCGGGCGTCCAGGTTGGACAGCGGCTCGTCGAGCAGCAGCACGCTCGGCTCCATCGCCATCGACCGGGCCAGCGCCACCCGCTGCATCTGCCCACCGCTGAGCATGCTGGCGCCGCGCTCGGCGTAGGCGCCCAGCCCGACCAGCTCCAGGACCTCCATAGCCCGCGTGCGGACCTCGGCCCGGGAGAGCTTCTTGATCTCCAGCGGGAAGCTCACGTTCTCCAGCACCGTGCGGTGCGGCCAGACCGCGTAGGACTGGAAGACCATTCCGACGTTGCGCTTGTACGCCGGCACGTTGCGGCGGGTCGCGTGGTCGTACACGACCCGGTCGCCGATCGTGATCGTTCCCCCGGTCGGCTCCTCGAGCCCGGCGATGCAGCGCATCGTGCTGGTTTTCCCGCAGCCCGACGTGCCCAGGAGGACGACCGATTCACCGTTCTCGATCTCCAGGTCGAGATTTCGTACGGCGACGACGTCGCCGTAGGCCAGTTCCAATCCGGAGAGCAGGACCCTCATCGGTTCACCTTTCCGGGACCCCCACGAGCAGCCGTGCCGGCCGCAGTGGATCGGATCCTGTCGTCGTTGACATGCGTGAGCCAGATCTCGAAGTACAGTAGTCGACAGCTGTATACAGGTACAGAGCGATTCCACGGAATCCTGTTCGTGCAGCTCATGACGGGTCGCTCGCTCGGGCGGCCGTGGCGCTCGCCGTGCCGAGCAGCACGGCGATCAGACCGAACACGCCTGCCGTCCCGCCCCAGACCACCAGCGCCGAGGCTCCGAACGGCACGAGCATCTGGGCGAGCCGGTTACCGCTCATCCGCAGTCCCATGGCGGCTCCGTGCTGTCCCGGGGCGGTCAGCGTCACCACCCAGGACAGCGTCAGGGGCTGGGTGAGCCCGAGCGCGCCCCCCATCACCCCGACGGCGACGACCGCGACCACGGGACCACCGAGGGGCAGCGCCACGAAACACAGCGCCGCGCAGGCCGAGCTCACCGCGATCAGCCGGGTGTAGCCGAAGCGCTCGACCAGCCGTCCGGCGGCGAGCCGGACGGCGATCCCGGTGGCGGCGCGCAGGGCCAGCAGCGCACCCAGGAAGAAGGCCGGCGCACCCCGCTCGTCGGCCCACACCGGCAGGTACACGAGCAGCAGATCGGTGGCCACCACCGTCCCGATACCCGCCACCATGGCCTGCCACATCCCCGGCCGGCGCAGGATCGAGAGCATCGGGTCGGGAGTTCCGGTGGCTTCGCCGGCCGCGCGCCGTTGCGGCACGCACGCAGTCACCACGGCGGTGAACAGCGCCAGTGCCACGCCGGCCCACAACGCGGGAGCCAGGTCACGGAGCGGGGCCCCGGTGGCGGTCACCGTGGTCACCACCAGCGACGACACCAGCACCGGGCCGATCATCTGCCCGACCGAGTTGGAGACCGTGTAGGTCGCGTAGACCCGGTCGCGCTCCCGCCGCCCCAGCCCGCGGGTCGCCGGCACCGCCTGCTGGCCGACCAGGATCATCAGGTGCCCCAGGCCGAAGAGCGCGTTGGCGACGAGGATCTGCCAGATCTCGGTCGTGGCGACCATCGCCGCCGTGCAGCCGGCTATCAGCAGCGCCCCGGCGACGCCCGCCGTCCGCTCCCCACTGCGATCCACCCAGCGGCCGACCGGAACGGCCGCGAGGAACGGCAGAACCGAGAAGCCCGCTGCGACCAGCCCGACGGCGACGGCATCACCACCGACGTCGAGCACGTGATAGCTGATGATCGGCCGGATCCCGAACGCGGTCGCCTGGCCGGACGCCCCGGCGACGAGGAGCAGCCGGTACCACCGGCCGAGCCCCGGATCTGCGCCCACGTCAGCGGCCGATGAACCGGGGCGGGCGTTTCTCCCGGAAGGCCGCCACCCCCTCGCGGTAGTCGTCGCTCTGGTTGAGCTGGGGCTGCATGAGCGCCTCGAGTTCGAGGTACTGCTCCAGCCCCGGCCCGGTCGCGTTCGCGAACAGCCGCTTGGCGAATCCGAGTGCCCTGGTGGGGCCCTCGGCCATCGACGCCGCGAGTTCGGCGGTCGCGTTCTCCAGCTCGTCGTCCGGGACGACGCGGGTGACCAGGCCGAGCTCCAGCGCCTCGGCCGCGGGCACCGTCCGTCCGGTGTAGACGATCTCCTTCGCCCGCATCGTCCCGATGTGCCGGGTCAGCAGGTAGAGGGCACCGCCGTCGGGCACCAGCCCGCGCTTGACGAAGACGAAGCTGAAGCGGGCGTTCTCCGAGGCGATCACGAAGTCCGACGCCAGCGCCATCCCCCAGCCGATGCCGGCGGCGACCCCGCGCACGGCCGAGATCACCGGCTTCTCGATCGCGCTCAGGTTCGTGACCAGGGGGTGCACGCCACGCTGCATACGGGTCCGGGCCGCCGGCAGGTCGTTCTCCCCCATCCGGCCGACGTCGGCGCCCGAACAGAAGGCCGTGCCCGCGCCGGCGAGCAGCACGGCGCGGACGGCGTCGTCATGGCGCAGCGCGGCGAACTGCCCGGCGAGCTCGGCGCGCTCCTCCGGGCTCAGCGCGTTGAGCGTGGCCGGGTTGTCGAAGCGGATCCGGGCCAGCCCGCCGTCACGGCCGATCTCAACCGGCACGGTGCACCTCCGCGACCGGCCGGGAAGCGGCCAGCGCCTGCTCGTATTCGGCGGCGAGCACCGCCACCACGTCCGCGGTGTCGGCCACCCCGTCGATGGACCCGACCCCCTGGCCCGCGCCCCAGACGTCGCGCCAGGCCTTCACCTCGTGCCGCCCACCGGAGCGGTAGCCGGTACCGCGGGTGCCCGCGGCCCGCACCTGTTCGATGTCGATCCCGGAGGCGGTGATGCTGCGCTCGAGGTAATTGGCGCCCAGGCCACTGAAGTAGGACGTGTGCACGATCTCGGCCGCTCCGGACTCCACGATCATCTCCTTGTACCGGGGCACGGCGTTCGCCTCCGTCGTCGCGATGAAGCGGGTGCCCAGGTAGGCCAGGTCCGCCCCGAGGGTGCGCGCCGCCGCGACGGCGTGCCCGGTGGTGATCGCCCCGGCGAGCACGAT is from Pseudonocardia autotrophica and encodes:
- a CDS encoding enoyl-CoA hydratase/isomerase family protein, which translates into the protein MPVEIGRDGGLARIRFDNPATLNALSPEERAELAGQFAALRHDDAVRAVLLAGAGTAFCSGADVGRMGENDLPAARTRMQRGVHPLVTNLSAIEKPVISAVRGVAAGIGWGMALASDFVIASENARFSFVFVKRGLVPDGGALYLLTRHIGTMRAKEIVYTGRTVPAAEALELGLVTRVVPDDELENATAELAASMAEGPTRALGFAKRLFANATGPGLEQYLELEALMQPQLNQSDDYREGVAAFREKRPPRFIGR
- a CDS encoding ABC transporter permease, which codes for MTVSPPRADRPVEAPPDPARRTGRPARRHSGWKASGPLLAILAFLILIPAGLVLFGAFSVDVPRPGSIGLDLTLENFAVLAEPEIRQASLNSLIIATGASLLAVLLGAGVAFLAARTDVPARPFVYLVGLTPMFLPSYVGALAWSMLGSPGAGLLNILFRDLGIGLEVNLYSLGGLVFVMGMYYAPYAFLLVHASMSMMNPDLEEAAVVHGGTHRRMVRSVTVPLALPAILGSALLVFVLVFENFPVAQVLASPGSIDTIPTYIYRMMNTYPSRGNEAAALAVVLVAVVLIVTWLQRRALAKRSYTTVSGKGVKAGRIRLGGWRWPAFGIAAVYFALAVVLPLLALALTSVRRSPYIGSLSELFEEGALDLSAYGAGTLGSFSFWSIVGNSVLVAVGAAAFGTILSFLVAYVVYRTRARGRGALEGISMTPLAVPAIVLGMGLLWTWLMMPVQLYGTLWVLVVAFVAVQMPQGLRSVAASIQSTDRDLEDAAVLLGARRRRAITAVTVPLMRTALSATFLLLLMLSMRELTVPLFLYTNDTKILSIAIFDQFENGGALHVAAAMSLLYCLIMFVLSYLPRRFGKGLGE
- a CDS encoding MFS transporter, with amino-acid sequence MGADPGLGRWYRLLLVAGASGQATAFGIRPIISYHVLDVGGDAVAVGLVAAGFSVLPFLAAVPVGRWVDRSGERTAGVAGALLIAGCTAAMVATTEIWQILVANALFGLGHLMILVGQQAVPATRGLGRRERDRVYATYTVSNSVGQMIGPVLVSSLVVTTVTATGAPLRDLAPALWAGVALALFTAVVTACVPQRRAAGEATGTPDPMLSILRRPGMWQAMVAGIGTVVATDLLLVYLPVWADERGAPAFFLGALLALRAATGIAVRLAAGRLVERFGYTRLIAVSSACAALCFVALPLGGPVVAVVAVGVMGGALGLTQPLTLSWVVTLTAPGQHGAAMGLRMSGNRLAQMLVPFGASALVVWGGTAGVFGLIAVLLGTASATAARASDPS
- a CDS encoding ABC transporter ATP-binding protein, which translates into the protein MRVLLSGLELAYGDVVAVRNLDLEIENGESVVLLGTSGCGKTSTMRCIAGLEEPTGGTITIGDRVVYDHATRRNVPAYKRNVGMVFQSYAVWPHRTVLENVSFPLEIKKLSRAEVRTRAMEVLELVGLGAYAERGASMLSGGQMQRVALARSMAMEPSVLLLDEPLSNLDARLRDDLRMELRRIQVERGLTSMYVTHDQSEALALADRIAIMEGGRITQLATPRELFTAPRTASIARFLGMGNVFGVQSSDASGRHVLAGPGLTVAAEGRPAGTGAHSACFRPEDVVIEPAGSGGAPETNSWNGTVRMSVYQGTTVRCQIELDGGYLVEASCDSETAGSRHAIGEPVRVRVAPERVRILPDEIGADAPAPAMPKAAVA